Proteins found in one Thermoanaerobaculia bacterium genomic segment:
- a CDS encoding cell division protein FtsL, producing the protein MRNAYTVHRPVVNAYLVRERDRRRLRELALVLLAVFPLALGLMVYTWLQLESLRVGYRIETLERRTHQLKQVERQLRLESAYLANPERLATRARDELGLEAPRLEQVIFREEME; encoded by the coding sequence TTGCGCAACGCCTACACGGTCCACCGGCCGGTCGTCAACGCGTATCTCGTCAGGGAACGCGATCGCCGCAGGCTGCGTGAACTGGCGCTCGTGCTGCTCGCGGTCTTTCCGCTGGCCCTGGGTCTCATGGTCTACACCTGGCTGCAGCTCGAGTCGCTGCGCGTCGGCTACCGGATCGAGACGCTGGAACGTCGGACTCATCAACTCAAGCAGGTCGAACGTCAGCTGCGTCTCGAGTCGGCCTATCTCGCCAACCCGGAGCGGCTCGCGACGCGCGCCAGGGATGAGCTCGGCCTCGAGGCGCCGCGCCTCGA